One Triticum dicoccoides isolate Atlit2015 ecotype Zavitan chromosome 5B, WEW_v2.0, whole genome shotgun sequence genomic window carries:
- the LOC119309455 gene encoding V-type proton ATPase subunit C-like: MAQIYSNRAWAWESSGIFVFTVPDLRPGTLDSLLALSDDLVKSNIFIEGVSHKIRRQIEDLERAGGVEPGTLTVDGVPVDSYLTRFVWDEGKYPVNAPLKETVASIQSQVAKIEDDMKVRVAEYGNVKSQLGAINRKQTGSLAVRDLSNLIKPEDMVTSEHLVTLLSIVPKYSQKDWLSSYESLDTFVVPRSSKKLYEDNEYALYTVTLFAKVVDNFKVHAREKGFQIHDFEYSPEAQESRKQELEKLLQDQEVMMTSLLQWCYASYSECYS; encoded by the exons ATggctcagatttattctaacaggGCATGGGCATGGGAGAGCTCAGGGATTTTTGTG TTCACCGTCCCGGATCTCCGTCCCGGCACGCTCGACTCCCTGCTCGCCCTCAGCGACGACCTCGTCAAG tccaacatcttcatcgagggcgTCTCCCACAAGATCCGCCGGCAGATCGAGGACCTGGAGCGCGCCGGAGGGGTCGAGCCCGGCACCCTCACCGTCGACGGCGTCCCCGTCGACAGCTACCTCACCAG GTTCGTGTGGGACGAGGGCAAGTACCCCGTCAATGCCCCGCTCAAGGAGACCGTCGCCAGCATCCAGTCCCAGGTCGCCAAGATCGAGGACGACATGAAG GTTAGAGTTGCTGAATACGGTAATGTTAAGAGCCAGCTTGGCGCAATCAACAGGAAGCAAACTGGGAG TTTAGCAGTTCGTGACCTTTCCAACCTCATAAAGCCAGAGGATATGGTCACTTCGGAACATCTAGTGACACTCCTTTCTATTGTGCCAAAGTATTCCCAAAAAGATTGGTTATCAAGCTACGAGTCACTTGATACGTTTGTG GTTCCGAGATCATCAAAAAAGCTTTACGAGGACAATGAGTATGCTCTCTACACTGTAACATTATTTGCCAAGGTTGTTGACAACTTTAAGGTCCATGCTCGTGAGAAAGGTTTCCAG ATCCATGACTTTGAGTATAGTCCTGAAGCACAGGAGAGTCGGAAGCAAGAGCTAGAAAAACTGCTGCAAGACCAGGAAGTTATGATGACCTCTCTATTGCAATGGTGCTATGCAAGCTACAGTGAG TGCTACTCCTAG